The Nocardioides zeae genome includes the window CGCTGTCCGGTTTGCGGACACCTGTGTCAGATCGTGACACTCGGCGCCGACCCGACCGAAATCCGCGACGCACCGGTGGGCGGTACCCGGTCCGGCTGCGCGGGACCGCGGACTAGGCTGGAGCGGTGATCGAGTTCGACGACGTGGAGGGTCTGGTCGACCCGGTGGTCATCGCGGCCTTCGAGGGCTGGAACGACGCCGCCGATGCCGCGAGCGGCGTGGTCGACCACCTGATGGACGTCTGGAGCGCCCGCGTGGTCGGGGCCCTGGACCCCGAGGACTTCTACGACTTCCAGGTGAACCGGCCCGTCGTGGGCACGGACGCGAACGGGATGCGCCAGCTCACCTGGCCCACCACCCGGATCGCCGTCGCCTCTCCCCCGGGCTTCGACCGCGACGTCATCCTCGTCCGCGGCATCGAGCCGAACATGCGGTGGCGCCAGTTCAGCGGCGAGCTGCTCGCCGCCTGCGACGAGCTCGGCGCCACGATGGTCGTCACCCTCGGCGCCCTCCTGGCCGACTCGCCCCACACGCGCCCCATCCCGGTCACCGGCACGGCCACGGAGCCGGAGCTCATGGACCGGCTCAAGCTCGACGAGTCGACCTACGAGGGCCCGACGGGGATCGTCGGCGTCATCCAGGACGCGTGCCAG containing:
- a CDS encoding PAC2 family protein; amino-acid sequence: MIEFDDVEGLVDPVVIAAFEGWNDAADAASGVVDHLMDVWSARVVGALDPEDFYDFQVNRPVVGTDANGMRQLTWPTTRIAVASPPGFDRDVILVRGIEPNMRWRQFSGELLAACDELGATMVVTLGALLADSPHTRPIPVTGTATEPELMDRLKLDESTYEGPTGIVGVIQDACQRLDMPSVSYWAAVPHYVAQPPCPKATLALIGHLEDLLGVSIPLGDLPEDARAWERGVDELAEEDEEIADYVRALEESRDTADLPEASGEAIAREFERYLKRRDDDA